A genomic segment from Saprospiraceae bacterium encodes:
- a CDS encoding family 43 glycosylhydrolase — protein MRKQHFILYACYLLTIFTLQGQNKTYKTYCNPLDIDYSYMSHNRSSSDVSYRSGADPAVVNFKGKYYMFVTRSHGYWVSDDMSNWSFIRPQSWYFNGCNAPAVAVKGNSLIVLGDPSGAGAVIETDNPELGDWKTNYAVINVPHGVQDPDLFVDDDGKVYLYEESSNTYPIHGIELDAYDHYVPIGKQTDLFSLVPEEHGWERFGQDHRSDIKPFIEGPWMVKHKDTYYLEYGAPGTQWNVYADGVYTSKHPLGPFTYAPYNPIAYKPGGFLKGSGHGSTVKDNNGNYWHYSTMAISVNYKFERRLGMYPAGFEENGQMYVNTAYGDYPHFLPGTEVDKHKYRFTGWMLLSYKKPVSTNAKPINQKMKVVDESDIGYMQQQITAYGIDKINDEEIRSLWVSHSNADSIYVEIDLQKPMNLYALQINFQDFNSDIFGRPEGLKQQFEIVASMDGVQWYTIADYTENERDMPHAYIELPQKQLARYVRYNHKYCSTTNLAIAEFRVFGQGLGAAPAAPQNFQAKRDTDRRNAFLSWDADDNATGYVIYWGIEKDKLNLSAMIYDKAAYELRALNTDQEYYYQVEAFNENGISIKSPILFTP, from the coding sequence ATGCGAAAACAGCACTTTATCCTTTACGCTTGCTACCTGTTAACCATTTTTACACTACAGGGCCAAAATAAGACCTATAAGACTTATTGTAATCCGCTTGATATTGACTATTCCTACATGTCCCATAACAGGAGCAGCAGCGATGTTTCCTATCGATCCGGGGCCGACCCGGCAGTCGTGAATTTCAAAGGCAAATATTATATGTTCGTCACCCGATCACATGGCTATTGGGTTTCTGACGATATGAGCAATTGGTCCTTTATCCGACCGCAGAGCTGGTATTTTAATGGGTGTAATGCTCCCGCAGTGGCGGTTAAGGGTAATTCCCTCATTGTGCTAGGCGATCCCTCAGGCGCTGGTGCCGTCATAGAGACAGACAACCCTGAACTGGGAGATTGGAAAACGAATTACGCGGTCATCAACGTTCCGCATGGTGTCCAGGATCCCGACCTATTTGTAGACGATGATGGGAAAGTATATTTATACGAGGAATCATCCAATACCTATCCTATTCATGGTATTGAATTGGATGCTTATGACCATTATGTGCCGATTGGAAAGCAAACAGACCTATTCTCCCTGGTGCCTGAAGAACATGGCTGGGAACGCTTTGGACAGGACCATCGCTCGGACATTAAACCTTTTATTGAAGGACCATGGATGGTTAAACACAAGGACACCTATTATTTGGAATATGGTGCACCAGGTACGCAATGGAACGTATATGCCGATGGTGTATATACCTCCAAACACCCGCTGGGCCCTTTTACCTATGCCCCTTACAACCCTATTGCCTATAAACCTGGCGGCTTTTTAAAAGGCTCTGGTCATGGTAGTACGGTGAAAGACAACAATGGGAATTATTGGCACTATTCCACGATGGCCATTTCCGTTAATTATAAGTTTGAACGACGATTAGGGATGTATCCGGCCGGATTTGAGGAGAACGGACAAATGTATGTGAATACCGCTTATGGCGATTACCCCCATTTTCTGCCAGGTACCGAGGTGGACAAGCACAAATACCGATTTACAGGGTGGATGCTACTTTCTTATAAAAAACCGGTCAGTACCAATGCTAAGCCCATAAACCAAAAAATGAAGGTTGTAGATGAAAGTGATATAGGTTATATGCAGCAACAAATAACAGCATACGGCATCGATAAAATAAATGATGAGGAAATACGCTCCCTTTGGGTGTCACATAGTAATGCTGATTCGATCTATGTGGAAATTGACCTTCAAAAACCAATGAATTTGTATGCGCTGCAAATCAATTTTCAAGACTTTAACAGTGATATTTTCGGCAGACCAGAGGGCTTAAAACAACAATTTGAAATAGTGGCTTCTATGGATGGTGTCCAATGGTATACCATCGCCGATTATACTGAAAATGAGCGCGATATGCCACACGCCTATATAGAATTACCACAAAAACAACTTGCTCGCTATGTGCGGTATAACCATAAATATTGTTCCACTACAAACCTTGCCATTGCTGAATTCAGGGTTTTTGGCCAGGGACTTGGTGCTGCCCCTGCCGCTCCGCAAAACTTTCAGGCCAAAAGGGACACAGACCGCAGGAATGCCTTCCTAAGTTGGGATGCAGACGACAATGCCACTGGCTATGTCATCTATTGGGGTATTGAAAAAGACAAACTGAACTTGTCCGCCATGATATATGACAAGGCGGCTTATGAACTTAGGGCCTTAAATACGGATCAGGAATATTATTATCAAGTAGAAGCTTTTAACGAAAATGGAATTTCTATTAAAAGTCCTATTTTGTTTACACCCTAA
- a CDS encoding molybdopterin cofactor-binding domain-containing protein produces MPDVHRLNPASRRHFLKTMGSLAITLPFWPGCASPAQERIDTVLEALPGSMRGAPKVNAWLEVLENGRVRIYSGKVELGQGIRNAIRQVAAEELYMDLDQVEVVLAETGLTPNEGYTAGSGSIQNSAMSVRYAAAAAREKLLELAAKKLQLGLEELRLNNGFITTKNGRNKLSFAEVLEGQQIEEDVPLTLKLKPKSEYQYVGKAISRTDLGKMVKGEPLYIHDLDFPDMVHARVLRPPNYKAELGHFDEAAFKNEAEGVLKVVRNGHFLAVITTGEYQAEKAVLLLEKHTQWSKPAIFPKQKDLPQYLKATAKEPDVTHGKEAIIDPATAKHALKANYFKPYTMHAAMGPTCAIGMYDGEILHIWSHSQGIYPMREGLATMLGMEAAKIHIISSPGSGAYGHTVADDAAADAAVLAMAYPGKHVRVRWSRADEHRWEPYGSAMLMELEAGVGDDGKLVFWRANIWTDSHSTRPNKEAGTLLTSRYLDPPFDMTSRGYLGGGHRNGDPYYDIPQMQVLAHYFDGPLRVSSLRSLGAFANIFAIESFMDELAEKSEQEALAFRLKHLQDQRAIEVIQEIQKMTASLSPGKEEGIGFAFCRYKNNAAYCAMAAQVHVDLTQKTVKLLKMWVAIDVGEVINLDGIKNQVEGGVLQAAAWTLKEEVTFDEYEITSIDWVSYEIQRFKDAPAIEVAVIDRPNEAAMGGGEVSTPPVAAAICNAIYRACGQRVYALPVRLA; encoded by the coding sequence ATGCCTGATGTTCATCGACTCAACCCGGCTTCTCGACGTCATTTCCTCAAGACCATGGGAAGCCTCGCCATAACTCTTCCCTTTTGGCCTGGCTGTGCCTCGCCAGCACAAGAAAGAATTGATACTGTTTTAGAAGCCTTGCCAGGAAGTATGCGAGGGGCACCAAAGGTCAATGCTTGGCTAGAAGTATTAGAAAACGGTCGGGTGCGGATCTATAGCGGCAAGGTCGAATTGGGACAAGGAATAAGAAATGCCATTAGGCAGGTCGCAGCGGAGGAACTATATATGGATTTAGACCAGGTGGAGGTAGTGTTGGCCGAAACGGGGCTCACCCCCAATGAAGGGTATACCGCGGGAAGTGGCTCCATTCAGAACAGCGCCATGTCAGTGCGTTATGCCGCCGCCGCCGCCCGAGAAAAATTGCTGGAATTAGCAGCAAAAAAATTGCAGCTAGGATTGGAGGAACTTAGACTCAACAATGGTTTTATTACCACAAAAAACGGAAGAAATAAGCTCTCTTTCGCTGAAGTATTAGAGGGTCAACAAATCGAAGAGGACGTTCCCTTAACCCTAAAACTAAAACCCAAAAGCGAATACCAATATGTAGGGAAAGCGATATCAAGGACAGACCTTGGCAAAATGGTAAAAGGGGAACCCTTATATATCCATGACCTCGATTTCCCCGACATGGTCCATGCCCGTGTTCTCCGTCCCCCAAACTATAAAGCGGAATTAGGTCACTTTGATGAAGCTGCTTTCAAAAACGAAGCCGAAGGCGTGTTGAAAGTCGTCAGGAACGGCCATTTTCTAGCGGTCATTACCACTGGCGAATACCAAGCAGAAAAAGCAGTGCTGTTACTGGAAAAACACACACAATGGTCAAAACCCGCTATTTTCCCCAAACAAAAAGACTTACCTCAATACCTCAAGGCGACCGCGAAGGAACCTGATGTCACACACGGAAAAGAAGCAATCATTGATCCAGCTACTGCAAAGCATGCTTTAAAAGCAAACTATTTTAAACCCTACACCATGCACGCTGCGATGGGGCCGACCTGTGCCATTGGCATGTACGACGGAGAAATACTGCATATTTGGAGCCATAGCCAGGGCATTTATCCGATGCGAGAAGGATTGGCAACCATGCTTGGAATGGAAGCCGCAAAAATACACATCATCAGTTCTCCCGGGTCAGGTGCCTATGGCCATACCGTAGCCGACGATGCCGCCGCCGATGCGGCCGTGTTGGCCATGGCTTATCCTGGGAAGCATGTGCGGGTCCGCTGGTCTCGGGCGGATGAGCATCGATGGGAACCTTACGGATCGGCGATGTTGATGGAATTGGAGGCAGGTGTAGGCGATGACGGAAAGCTCGTTTTTTGGCGGGCTAATATCTGGACAGATTCTCATAGTACCCGCCCCAATAAAGAGGCAGGAACACTACTTACTTCCCGTTACCTCGATCCGCCTTTTGATATGACTAGCAGGGGCTATTTAGGGGGCGGCCATCGGAATGGCGATCCTTATTACGACATTCCACAAATGCAAGTGTTGGCACATTACTTTGACGGTCCGTTGCGTGTTTCTTCCTTGAGAAGCCTGGGCGCTTTCGCAAATATTTTCGCGATAGAGTCTTTTATGGATGAATTAGCCGAAAAATCCGAGCAGGAGGCATTGGCATTTAGGTTAAAGCACTTGCAAGATCAACGGGCCATTGAGGTGATCCAGGAAATTCAGAAAATGACAGCTAGTCTAAGCCCTGGAAAAGAAGAAGGGATCGGTTTCGCCTTTTGTCGATATAAGAATAATGCGGCCTATTGTGCCATGGCCGCACAGGTCCATGTTGATTTGACTCAAAAGACGGTAAAGCTGCTAAAAATGTGGGTAGCAATAGATGTGGGTGAGGTTATTAATCTCGATGGCATTAAAAACCAGGTGGAAGGAGGAGTTCTGCAAGCCGCAGCCTGGACATTAAAGGAGGAAGTCACTTTTGATGAGTATGAGATTACCAGTATAGATTGGGTGTCCTATGAAATACAACGTTTTAAAGATGCGCCGGCAATAGAAGTAGCCGTGATCGACCGCCCCAATGAAGCGGCTATGGGTGGCGGAGAGGTCTCTACCCCTCCTGTTGCAGCTGCGATTTGTAATGCCATTTATAGGGCTTGTGGGCAACGGGTGTATGCCTTGCCGGTGCGGCTTGCTTGA
- a CDS encoding alkaline phosphatase D family protein → MSEDQLKFLLKHNQHRRDFLRTGIYSMAAWPFLIGQPLQSLVRKRSSFLDYPFQLGVASGDPAADGFVLWTRLAPKPMEGGGMPLMNVAVDWMVSKDEKMSQVVAQGQHIATPELAHSVHVEVKGLESDRWYFYQFKAGGEVSPIGRTRTAPAKNVMASKFQFAFASCQHFETGYFTAYEHMVKEPIDLVVHLGDYIYEYAGQDGRVRKHIGNEINSIDDYRQRLAQYKMDPALQAIHAAVPWILTWDDHEFDNNYANAVSEQPGIAKEAFLLRRANAYKAYYEHMPLRRAAIPHGPDMQLYRNLNFGRLLEFDVLDTRQYRTDQPCGDKSGPLCDEAFNPKATMMGAKQEKWLARQLKRSKSQWNVLAQQVMMAGIDRDAGEGKSYSVDQWPGYDASRRRLMEFLGNERISNPIVLTGDIHSNWVNELKVDYDRPEEKTVAAEFVGTSITSGGDGSLFPDNLEGIMRDNPCLKFHSRERGYVKCTVTPTEWRSDYQAVKYVSKPGAPLITRASFVVEKGRRKVEKA, encoded by the coding sequence ATGTCGGAAGACCAATTAAAGTTTTTGCTAAAACATAACCAACATCGCCGTGATTTCTTGCGCACTGGCATTTATTCCATGGCTGCCTGGCCATTTTTAATTGGCCAGCCCCTGCAATCATTGGTACGAAAGCGCAGCAGTTTTTTGGATTACCCATTCCAGCTGGGTGTTGCTTCCGGGGACCCAGCAGCGGATGGTTTTGTCCTATGGACGCGCCTTGCCCCAAAGCCAATGGAAGGTGGCGGCATGCCATTGATGAATGTGGCGGTAGACTGGATGGTCTCCAAGGATGAAAAGATGTCGCAGGTAGTTGCTCAGGGACAACATATTGCCACCCCGGAGTTGGCTCATTCGGTACATGTGGAGGTGAAAGGTTTGGAATCAGATCGTTGGTATTTTTACCAGTTTAAAGCTGGAGGGGAAGTCAGCCCCATCGGGCGGACACGGACTGCACCTGCTAAAAATGTCATGGCCAGCAAATTTCAGTTTGCTTTTGCCTCATGCCAGCATTTCGAAACGGGCTACTTTACTGCTTATGAACACATGGTGAAAGAACCCATTGATCTGGTCGTTCATCTAGGTGATTATATCTATGAATACGCCGGACAAGATGGCCGTGTACGAAAGCATATTGGGAATGAAATCAATTCGATCGATGATTACCGACAACGCCTTGCTCAATACAAGATGGATCCAGCTCTTCAGGCCATCCATGCGGCCGTTCCCTGGATTTTGACCTGGGATGACCATGAGTTTGATAATAATTATGCGAATGCAGTTTCGGAACAACCGGGTATTGCCAAGGAAGCCTTTTTACTGCGACGGGCGAATGCCTACAAAGCTTATTATGAGCATATGCCGTTGAGAAGAGCGGCCATACCCCATGGTCCAGATATGCAATTGTATCGCAACCTGAATTTCGGTCGCTTACTCGAATTCGATGTCCTGGATACCCGGCAATATCGAACCGACCAACCTTGCGGCGATAAAAGTGGCCCACTTTGTGACGAAGCATTTAATCCCAAAGCAACGATGATGGGCGCTAAGCAAGAAAAATGGTTGGCCAGGCAATTAAAAAGGTCAAAATCTCAGTGGAATGTACTGGCACAACAAGTCATGATGGCAGGCATTGATCGAGATGCCGGAGAGGGCAAAAGCTACTCTGTTGACCAGTGGCCGGGATATGATGCCAGTCGAAGGCGATTGATGGAGTTTTTGGGGAATGAACGCATTAGCAATCCGATTGTACTGACGGGAGATATCCACTCTAATTGGGTCAATGAACTTAAAGTTGATTATGATCGGCCTGAAGAGAAAACCGTGGCTGCAGAGTTTGTAGGAACTTCTATTACATCCGGCGGAGATGGATCGCTTTTCCCGGATAACCTGGAAGGGATCATGCGGGATAACCCTTGTTTGAAATTTCATTCGCGAGAACGCGGTTATGTCAAGTGTACAGTCACTCCGACCGAATGGCGGAGCGATTACCAGGCGGTAAAATATGTCTCCAAACCAGGCGCACCTTTGATTACACGCGCCAGTTTTGTGGTTGAAAAGGGTAGGAGAAAGGTGGAAAAAGCGTAA
- a CDS encoding sulfatase: MMKTWIYLSLFTLALGTSACDSPDEPRPNIVFILADDMGWADLPVYGNRFNEAPNITQLANEGMRFDNAYAACPVCSPTRASIQSGQYPARVGITDFITGHWRPFEEVIVPINRTQYLPLENITFAEKLKEAGYATGYFGKWHLGGGEHIPTNQGYDEQVVYNGGGFFEYGQRMNPPQDFPKEKVLSEALTDLSVSFIERHKDQPFLLFLAHYDVHVQLDAQPELIDKYLKKEKARDYPSNAVYAAMVENVDQSVGRIEKKLAELGLADNTIVIFFSDNGGLISRFDKIPLHATSKQYVYEGDTMQYIASSNAPLRAEKGTVYEGGIREPFIVKWPGKIKPGTLNHSIVSSVDFYPTFLALAGVEPSPSQPLDGISLVNTFREIEGDKERPIFWHYPVYHHAVPASVVRKGDYKLIENLVDRSLELYNLSEDISEKNNLAKVEPEKAAELYALLKDWQKEVKAAFPVANPDFDPSRRLEWGKHPDNK, from the coding sequence ATGATGAAGACTTGGATTTACCTTTCGTTATTTACCCTGGCACTTGGGACCTCTGCTTGTGATTCACCAGATGAACCTAGGCCCAACATCGTTTTTATCCTTGCTGATGATATGGGGTGGGCCGATTTGCCCGTTTATGGCAACCGCTTCAATGAAGCGCCGAATATTACCCAACTGGCCAATGAAGGGATGCGGTTTGATAATGCCTATGCGGCCTGTCCGGTTTGCTCCCCTACCCGCGCCAGTATTCAATCGGGGCAATATCCCGCCAGGGTGGGCATAACTGATTTCATCACCGGTCATTGGCGACCTTTTGAAGAAGTTATCGTTCCCATCAACCGGACCCAATATTTGCCTTTGGAGAATATCACCTTTGCCGAAAAGCTAAAAGAGGCCGGCTATGCTACAGGGTATTTTGGCAAGTGGCACCTGGGAGGTGGCGAACACATTCCTACCAATCAAGGCTATGACGAGCAGGTCGTTTATAATGGAGGCGGATTTTTTGAATATGGGCAAAGGATGAACCCTCCCCAGGATTTTCCGAAGGAAAAGGTGTTGTCGGAAGCACTAACAGATTTAAGTGTTTCTTTCATAGAACGCCATAAGGATCAACCTTTTCTACTATTCCTCGCTCACTATGACGTGCATGTACAATTGGATGCCCAACCCGAATTAATTGATAAATACCTGAAAAAAGAAAAAGCGCGGGATTATCCGTCGAATGCAGTATATGCCGCCATGGTTGAAAATGTGGACCAAAGTGTTGGGCGAATTGAGAAAAAGCTCGCAGAACTTGGGCTTGCAGACAACACGATCGTTATCTTTTTTTCCGACAATGGGGGGCTCATCAGTCGTTTTGATAAAATTCCCTTACATGCGACTTCAAAACAATACGTCTATGAAGGCGACACGATGCAATACATCGCCTCCTCCAATGCCCCGCTTCGGGCCGAAAAAGGAACCGTGTATGAAGGCGGCATTAGGGAGCCCTTTATTGTGAAATGGCCCGGCAAGATAAAACCTGGCACCCTGAATCATTCAATTGTTTCAAGTGTAGACTTTTACCCCACCTTCCTGGCATTGGCGGGTGTGGAGCCGAGTCCAAGCCAACCCTTGGATGGCATCAGCTTGGTGAACACATTTAGGGAAATAGAAGGGGACAAGGAACGCCCCATCTTTTGGCATTACCCTGTTTATCACCATGCTGTCCCTGCCAGTGTGGTGCGGAAAGGCGATTACAAACTTATAGAAAACCTGGTGGATCGCTCCCTTGAATTGTATAACCTAAGCGAGGATATCTCAGAAAAAAACAACCTGGCAAAGGTGGAGCCAGAAAAGGCCGCAGAGCTATATGCGCTTCTAAAAGATTGGCAAAAGGAGGTGAAGGCAGCCTTTCCCGTAGCAAATCCGGATTTTGATCCTTCCAGAAGACTGGAATGGGGGAAGCATCCTGATAATAAATAG
- the kduI gene encoding 5-dehydro-4-deoxy-D-glucuronate isomerase, producing the protein MAIKFEKRYPCNPTDFKTYDTARIRQDFLIENVMVDGQINLTYTHFDRYIAGGAVPTTEKLALKTIEPLKSTYFLERRELGIINVGEKGTVKVDGQAYELGFKEALYVGMGHKEVLFESDNAQQPARFYLNSAPAHHAYPIKKITEKEAEIVHLGSIETANERTIRKLIVSSVVKVCQLQMGMTEIKKGSVWNTLPAHTHDRRMEVYFYFEVPQGQAVCHFMGQTNETRHIWLHNEQAVISPDWSIHAGAGTTAYTFIWGMAGENLDYGDMDACAIADLK; encoded by the coding sequence ATGGCCATAAAATTTGAAAAACGCTACCCTTGCAATCCGACTGATTTTAAAACCTATGATACGGCGCGAATCCGCCAGGATTTCTTAATAGAAAATGTCATGGTTGATGGGCAAATAAACCTAACTTATACCCATTTCGATCGATATATTGCAGGGGGGGCCGTTCCAACCACGGAAAAACTAGCACTCAAAACAATTGAGCCCTTAAAATCAACCTATTTCCTGGAAAGGAGAGAATTAGGCATTATCAATGTAGGAGAAAAAGGTACAGTTAAGGTGGATGGCCAAGCCTATGAATTGGGTTTCAAGGAGGCCTTGTATGTCGGCATGGGCCATAAAGAAGTGCTTTTTGAAAGTGACAATGCCCAACAGCCAGCACGCTTTTATTTGAACTCCGCACCAGCACACCATGCTTATCCTATCAAAAAAATCACTGAAAAGGAAGCTGAAATAGTCCATTTGGGTAGCATAGAGACGGCCAATGAACGCACCATTAGAAAACTAATCGTTTCTAGTGTTGTTAAGGTTTGCCAACTCCAAATGGGCATGACCGAAATTAAAAAGGGAAGTGTGTGGAATACCCTCCCAGCGCATACCCACGATCGTAGAATGGAAGTCTATTTTTATTTCGAAGTGCCACAAGGACAAGCTGTCTGCCATTTTATGGGTCAAACCAATGAAACACGCCATATCTGGCTACACAATGAGCAGGCGGTTATCTCCCCAGACTGGTCCATCCACGCTGGCGCAGGCACAACGGCCTATACCTTCATCTGGGGAATGGCCGGAGAAAACCTGGATTATGGCGATATGGATGCTTGCGCCATTGCGGATTTAAAGTAG
- a CDS encoding SusC/RagA family TonB-linked outer membrane protein codes for MKNITFLIPRKKIFLGIILTVLSLSFVEAQVKVTGKVSEESGEPLIGVNILVKGTGTGTITDINGDFVLDLPSGDAVLVISYTGYEGIEEALNGRTQLEIVMKVNTTSLEEIIVVGYGTVKKKDLTGAVSQIDASKIAHQSPNSVTDILRANVPGLNVGFSNSPKGVSELEVRGKNTLTAGSSPLIVVDGMIYNGDLSDINPSDIDKIDIMKDASSAAVYGARGSNGVVLITTKRGEGSAPTISLSSSFGVATNAIVHKPYDPDGYAAWRTDVFKSINVNHAATPGKFDNPNNLPAGVTLEQWLAYDGAQGDPTTAWLNRIGFQDVEIGNYLAGKSVDWYDQIFQAGLRNEHTLSLAGTKNEVKYYWSIGRTDNEGIIQGEQFTTVRSRLNIESKINNWMTVGANAQFADRDESSVPVEWNMVTQASPWGSELSDDGTTLRFSPQDDPGAGARHPHLRRRYTDRLQKFNTLNTRIYSTIALPLGFSYQFAFANRFEWNDFFNHQSSQSPEWATGTAFRQHTKIQEWQIDNVLKWNKTIGNHSIDATFLAYAEKFNYFRDRTTSGIFDPSDALGYNNLSLGTAITLTGDASLNLGDEQSTGDALMGRINYGYKSKYLISGTMRRDGYSAFGENNRRATFPSVAVGWVLSEEEFFKSDLVDFLKLRVSWGENGNRNIGRYASLSQLVAGKNLIVNGSGTVQTVSTLSNTTMENADLKWERTTAWNFGLDFSLLSGKVDGSIEYYDMITNDLLVSRALPNVIGFSSVFTNLGEVQNKGVELSLSTRNINRTAFGWNSMFNFSLNRNKINSLYGDLDENGKELDDITNRWFIGHAIDEIWGLNVLGIYKTSEADVASNFGVFPGDYKLEDKNNDGVYTVDDNEFLGFSTPRFRWTFVNNFRLGRDIDFSVELYSQWGQKREFNLAKNRNGFVDRTNSLQTPYWTPENQLDDYARLFSSDGSASFNIYRKGSFVRLQNVTLSYTLPSALLTKMTVKSLRVYANIRNVGVWAPDWDLYDPEASEVDGTAGLVPSPRYFTFGLNLTL; via the coding sequence ATGAAGAACATTACGTTCCTAATTCCCAGGAAAAAAATTTTTCTGGGAATAATACTCACTGTACTTAGCCTTTCTTTTGTGGAGGCTCAAGTAAAGGTAACCGGCAAGGTGTCGGAGGAATCGGGCGAACCGCTCATTGGGGTGAATATCCTGGTCAAGGGCACAGGTACAGGTACTATTACAGACATTAATGGAGATTTTGTATTGGATTTACCTTCCGGAGATGCTGTTTTGGTCATTTCGTACACTGGCTACGAGGGGATAGAAGAAGCGCTAAATGGCCGTACCCAATTGGAAATTGTCATGAAGGTAAATACCACTTCTTTAGAAGAAATCATTGTAGTGGGGTATGGTACCGTAAAAAAGAAGGATTTAACCGGAGCTGTTTCTCAGATTGACGCTTCCAAAATCGCCCACCAGTCTCCCAATTCTGTCACGGATATTCTTCGTGCCAATGTTCCTGGTTTAAATGTTGGCTTTTCTAATTCCCCCAAAGGCGTCAGCGAGCTAGAGGTTAGGGGAAAAAATACGCTTACGGCTGGGTCGAGCCCTCTTATTGTTGTAGATGGAATGATCTATAATGGCGATCTATCAGATATCAATCCATCGGATATTGATAAGATCGATATAATGAAGGATGCTAGTTCCGCAGCTGTTTATGGCGCTAGAGGGTCCAATGGGGTTGTACTTATTACTACTAAGCGAGGAGAAGGAAGTGCTCCAACTATCAGTTTGAGTAGCAGTTTTGGCGTTGCGACCAATGCCATCGTACATAAACCCTATGATCCGGATGGTTATGCTGCCTGGCGGACGGACGTGTTCAAGAGTATAAATGTTAACCACGCGGCTACCCCTGGCAAGTTTGACAACCCAAACAACCTGCCAGCAGGGGTCACGCTGGAACAATGGTTGGCCTATGACGGTGCGCAGGGAGACCCTACTACTGCCTGGCTAAATAGAATTGGCTTTCAGGATGTCGAAATTGGCAATTACCTGGCAGGAAAAAGTGTGGATTGGTATGACCAGATTTTCCAAGCCGGTTTACGAAATGAACATACCCTTAGTTTAGCTGGCACCAAGAACGAAGTCAAATACTATTGGTCCATCGGACGCACAGATAATGAAGGTATTATCCAGGGAGAGCAATTTACCACGGTCCGATCACGGTTAAATATAGAGAGCAAGATCAATAATTGGATGACGGTAGGCGCCAATGCCCAATTTGCAGACCGAGATGAAAGTTCGGTGCCGGTAGAATGGAATATGGTTACCCAGGCTTCTCCATGGGGGTCCGAATTATCAGATGATGGGACAACCTTGAGATTCAGCCCACAGGATGACCCAGGAGCAGGTGCGCGACATCCTCATCTTAGAAGAAGATACACGGATCGCTTGCAAAAATTCAATACCCTGAATACCCGCATTTATAGTACGATCGCTTTGCCATTGGGTTTTTCTTATCAGTTTGCTTTTGCTAATCGTTTTGAATGGAATGATTTTTTCAATCACCAATCTTCCCAAAGTCCAGAATGGGCTACTGGTACGGCCTTTAGGCAGCATACCAAAATCCAGGAGTGGCAAATTGACAACGTATTAAAATGGAACAAAACGATTGGAAATCACTCCATTGATGCAACTTTCCTGGCCTATGCTGAGAAATTTAACTACTTCCGGGATCGAACAACCAGTGGCATATTTGATCCTAGTGATGCCTTAGGCTATAATAATTTGTCATTAGGTACTGCCATAACATTAACAGGTGATGCATCGCTAAACCTTGGAGATGAGCAAAGTACTGGAGACGCCTTAATGGGAAGAATCAACTATGGCTATAAATCAAAGTACTTAATATCAGGTACAATGAGACGTGATGGCTACTCTGCCTTTGGTGAAAACAACCGTAGAGCAACCTTTCCTTCTGTAGCTGTCGGCTGGGTGCTTTCGGAGGAAGAATTCTTTAAATCTGACTTGGTTGATTTCTTAAAACTCAGGGTATCCTGGGGAGAAAATGGCAATCGAAATATTGGACGATATGCTTCTCTTTCTCAGCTGGTTGCGGGTAAAAACTTAATTGTCAATGGAAGTGGTACGGTACAGACTGTTTCTACGCTTTCAAATACCACGATGGAGAATGCGGATTTGAAATGGGAACGAACCACGGCTTGGAACTTTGGTCTGGACTTTAGCCTGCTTTCTGGAAAAGTGGATGGTTCCATCGAGTACTATGATATGATTACCAATGATCTTTTGGTTAGCCGAGCCTTGCCGAATGTCATCGGTTTTTCTAGTGTATTTACCAATTTAGGGGAGGTTCAAAATAAAGGAGTTGAGCTCTCTCTTTCAACCAGGAATATCAATCGGACTGCTTTTGGATGGAATAGCATGTTTAATTTCTCGCTTAACCGCAACAAGATCAATAGTTTATACGGAGACCTTGATGAAAATGGCAAGGAGCTGGATGACATCACCAATCGTTGGTTTATCGGACATGCCATTGATGAGATCTGGGGCCTTAACGTGCTAGGCATTTACAAAACCAGTGAAGCTGATGTTGCTAGTAATTTTGGTGTGTTTCCTGGAGATTACAAACTCGAAGACAAAAACAACGATGGCGTTTACACCGTTGATGACAATGAATTTTTAGGCTTCTCTACTCCTCGCTTTCGCTGGACATTTGTAAACAATTTCAGATTAGGTAGAGATATTGACTTTTCGGTGGAGCTTTATTCACAATGGGGTCAAAAGCGGGAATTTAATCTGGCTAAAAATAGAAATGGATTTGTTGACCGTACCAATTCTTTACAAACGCCCTATTGGACACCAGAAAACCAGCTTGATGATTATGCCAGGTTGTTCTCCAGTGATGGAAGTGCCAGTTTTAACATCTACCGAAAAGGCTCTTTTGTCCGTTTGCAGAATGTCACCTTATCCTATACCCTGCCTAGTGCCTTGTTGACTAAAATGACGGTTAAAAGCCTCAGGGTATATGCCAACATTCGGAATGTAGGTGTATGGGCGCCTGATTGGGATCTTTATGATCCAGAAGCGAGTGAAGTTGATGGAACGGCAGGCCTAGTGCCCTCCCCAAGGTACTTTACTTTTGGGCTTAACCTGACCTTATAA